The following proteins are co-located in the Poseidonibacter antarcticus genome:
- the wecB gene encoding non-hydrolyzing UDP-N-acetylglucosamine 2-epimerase has translation MPSHKRVLLVFGTRPEAIKMAPLIKVFQADSYFETKVCVTAQHREMLDQVLEIFEIVPEYDLDLMKQGQDLYDITSNVLLGMKDVLSDFIPDVLLVHGDTTTTSTTSLAAFYQKIKVGHVEAGLRTHDIYSPWPEEVNRQITGILAHYHFAPTTTNRDNLIRENKDAKNILITGNTVIDALFLALEKIENNQELKNEIIKNINTQYKLDDTKKLILVTGHRRENFGQGFINICEALKTLAINNKDIDIVYPVHLNPNVQKPVKEILSGVDNVYLISPLQYETFLYMMSKSYFIITDSGGVQEEAPSLGKPVLVMRDTTERPEALNAGTVKLVGTNPKKIIEEAQRLLDDKTEYEKMSRAHNPYGDGKACEKIVEFLKVKK, from the coding sequence ATGCCAAGTCATAAAAGAGTATTATTGGTATTTGGAACAAGACCAGAGGCTATAAAAATGGCACCGCTTATAAAAGTATTTCAAGCAGATAGTTATTTTGAAACAAAGGTTTGTGTAACAGCTCAACATAGAGAGATGCTTGACCAAGTACTCGAAATATTTGAGATAGTACCTGAGTATGACTTAGACCTTATGAAGCAAGGACAAGATTTATATGACATTACTTCAAATGTTCTTTTGGGGATGAAAGATGTACTTAGTGACTTTATCCCTGATGTTCTACTAGTGCATGGTGATACAACTACTACAAGTACTACTTCTTTGGCTGCATTTTACCAAAAGATAAAAGTTGGACATGTGGAAGCAGGTCTTAGAACTCATGACATCTACTCTCCTTGGCCAGAAGAAGTAAATCGACAAATTACAGGGATTTTAGCACACTATCACTTCGCTCCAACAACCACAAATAGAGATAACCTTATAAGAGAAAATAAAGATGCAAAAAATATACTTATAACTGGGAATACAGTTATAGATGCACTTTTTTTAGCACTTGAAAAAATAGAGAATAATCAAGAACTAAAAAATGAAATTATTAAAAATATAAATACTCAATACAAACTAGATGATACAAAAAAACTAATCTTGGTAACTGGACATAGACGTGAAAATTTTGGACAAGGGTTTATCAATATTTGTGAAGCGTTAAAAACACTTGCAATAAATAACAAAGATATAGATATCGTTTACCCTGTACACTTAAATCCAAATGTACAAAAACCAGTAAAAGAGATACTTTCAGGTGTAGATAATGTATATCTAATATCTCCACTTCAATATGAGACATTTCTCTATATGATGAGTAAATCATATTTTATTATTACAGATAGTGGTGGAGTACAAGAAGAAGCACCAAGTTTAGGTAAGCCTGTACTAGTAATGAGAGATACAACAGAACGTCCAGAAGCGTTAAATGCAGGTACTGTAAAACTAGTAGGAACTAACCCAAAAAAAATCATCGAAGAAGCTCAAAGGTTGCTAGATGATAAAACTGAATATGAAAAGATGAGTAGAGCACATAATCCTTATGGAGATGGAAAAGCTTGTGAAAAAATAGTAGAATTTTTAAAGGTAAAAAAGTAA